The Corylus avellana chromosome ca8, CavTom2PMs-1.0 genome has a segment encoding these proteins:
- the LOC132189829 gene encoding protein arginine N-methyltransferase 1.5 isoform X1 has protein sequence MPLGERSGHKESRYCGVETEFYDDIPQLLAYNISSGGFDFAVAPLMDPAYRPSLMEKGTGGSGVLPFAGSDLVLSPSQWSSHVVGKISSWIDLDSEDEILRMDSETTLKQEVAWASHLSLQACLLPAPKGTSCANYARCVNQILLGVNNMQLWLRIPLLKTDDDSMDINSNSLVDSWELWNSFRMLCEHHSQLSIALDVLSSLPSANSLGRWFGESVRAAIIDTDSFLTNARGYPCLSKRHQKLITEFFNHSVQIVISGKPVHGLPKGSADLAANNNDSNFDDWVLQKVKDCVGISCEGFEEENKALFTAIEASHYKDKLASFSNPANKGVHRHPLRSYLDYVGYLYQRMDPLPEQERFELGYRDFLQSPLQPLMDNLEAQTYETFEKDAVKYIQYQRAICKALQDRVPDGKALMITTVLMVVGAGRGPLVRASLQAAEETGRKLKIYAVEKNPNAVVTLHSLVKLEGWENIVTIVSSDMRYWDAPEKADILVSELLGSFGDNELSPECLDGAQRFLKDDGISIPSSYTSFIQPITASKLYNDVKSHKDVVHFETAYVVKLHNVARLAPSQPVFTFTHPNRSTNKSNQRYMKLQFDIPSETGSSMVHGFAGYFDAKLYKDIHLGIEPTTATPNMFSWFSIFFPLRTPVVVHPGSSLEVHFWRCCGPAKVWYEWCITSPSPSSIQNSNGRSYWVGL, from the exons ATGGATCCCGCTTATCGGCCAAGCTTAATGGAGAAAGGCACTGGTGGATCGGGTGTTCTGCCCTTTGCTGGGTCAGACTTGGTTTTGAGCCCATCCCAATGGAGTAGTCATGTTGTGG GAAAAATTAGCTCATGGATTGACTTGGACTCGGAGGATGAGATTCTTCGGATGGATTCTGAAACCACTCTGAAGCAAGAAGTAGCTTGGGCTTCTCATCTTTCCCTTCAG GCATGCCTTCTTCCTGCTCCTAAGGGAACATCATGTGCTAATTATGCTAGGTGTGTTAATCAGATATTACTGGGCGTAAACAATATGCAG TTGTGGCTTAGGATTCCCTTGTTGAAGACAGATGATGACTCTATGGATATAAACTCCAATAGTTTG GTTGATTCCTGGGAGCTGTGGAATTCATTTCGTATGCTTTGTGAACATCACAGTCAATTGTCAATTGCCCTTGATGTTTT GAGTTCACTACCTTCAGCAAACTCACTTGGACGTTGGTTTGGAGAGTCTGTAAGAGCAGCGATTATAGATACTGAT TCTTTTCTAACTAATGCTAGGGGTTATCCATGCTTGTCAAAGCGCCACCAGAAGCTAATTACGGAGTTTTTCAACCATTCTGTTCAG ATTGTCATATCTGGAAAACCAGTACATGGTCTTCCAAAGGGGAGTGCAGATTTGGCTGCCAATAATAATGATAGTAATTTCGATG ATTGGGTCCTGCAGAAGGTGAAGGATTGTGTGGGAATATCGTGTGAGGGGTTTGAAGAGGAAAACAAGGCTTTGTTTACAGCCATTGAAGCAAGTCATTACAAGGATAAATTGGCCTCCTTTTCCAACCCAGCTAACAAAG GTGTACATAGACATCCCCTGAGGTCATATTTGGACTATGTTGGTTATCTTTATCAAAGAATGGATCCACTTCCTGAACAAGAAAGATTTGAG CTTGGTTACAGGGATTTTTTACAGTCGCCCTTGCAA CCTCTGATGGATAACCTTGAGGCTCAAACCTATGAGACATTTGAGAAAGATGCAGTGAAATACATTCAG TACCAAAGGGCAATTTGTAAGGCTTTGCAAGATAGAGTCCCTGATGGAAAGGCATTGATGATAACCACT GTATTGATGGTTGTGGGAGCAGGACGTGGACCTCTTGTTAGGGCGTCATTGCAA GCTGCTGAAGAAACCGGGCGCAAGCTTAAAATTTATGCTGTGGAGAAAAATCCTAATGCAGTTGTTACACTACAT AGTCTAGTCAAGCTAGAGGGCTGGGAAAACATTGTTACCATAGTTTCTAGCGATATGCGGTACTGGGATGCTCCTGAGAAAGCTGATATTTTG GTTAGTGAACTGCTAGGTTCTTTTGGTGACAATGAACTGTCTCCTGAATGCCTTGATGGAGCCCAGAGGTTTTTGAAAGATGATGGGATTTCAATACCGTCCTC ATACACAAGTTTCATTCAACCAATAACAGCTTCAAAGCTGTATAATGAT GTTAAGTCACATAAAGATGTTGTGCACTTCGAAACTGCTTACGTTGTCAAACTGCACAATGTAGCAAGGCTTGCTCCTTCTCAACCT GTCTTTACATTTACTCATCCAAATCGGTCGACTAACAAAAGCAATCAGCGCTACATGAAGCTTCAGTTTGACATACCCAGTGAGACTGGATCTTCCATGGTGCATG GATTTGCTGGCTATTTTGATGCAAAATTATACAAAGATATACATCTTGGTATTGAACCAACAACAGCAACACCAAACATGTTCAGCTG gttttcaatatttttcccACTGAGGACGCCAGTAGTTGTGCATCCTGGTTCTTCTCTAGAAGTACATTTTTGGCGTTGTTGTGGTCCTGCCAAG GTTTGGTATGAATGGTGCATTACATCTCCTTCACCGTCATCCATTCAAAACAGCAATGGACGTTCATACTGGGTAGGCCTCTAG
- the LOC132189829 gene encoding protein arginine N-methyltransferase 1.5 isoform X2: protein MPLGERSGHKESRYCGVETEFYDDIPQLLAYNISSGGFDFAVAPLMDPAYRPSLMEKGTGGSGVLPFAGSDLVLSPSQWSSHVVGKISSWIDLDSEDEILRMDSETTLKQEVAWASHLSLQACLLPAPKGTSCANYARCVNQILLGVNNMQLWLRIPLLKTDDDSMDINSNSLVDSWELWNSFRMLCEHHSQLSIALDVLSSLPSANSLGRWFGESVRAAIIDTDSFLTNARGYPCLSKRHQKLITEFFNHSVQIVISGKPVHGLPKGSADLAANNNDSNFDGVHRHPLRSYLDYVGYLYQRMDPLPEQERFELGYRDFLQSPLQPLMDNLEAQTYETFEKDAVKYIQYQRAICKALQDRVPDGKALMITTVLMVVGAGRGPLVRASLQAAEETGRKLKIYAVEKNPNAVVTLHSLVKLEGWENIVTIVSSDMRYWDAPEKADILVSELLGSFGDNELSPECLDGAQRFLKDDGISIPSSYTSFIQPITASKLYNDVKSHKDVVHFETAYVVKLHNVARLAPSQPVFTFTHPNRSTNKSNQRYMKLQFDIPSETGSSMVHGFAGYFDAKLYKDIHLGIEPTTATPNMFSWFSIFFPLRTPVVVHPGSSLEVHFWRCCGPAKVWYEWCITSPSPSSIQNSNGRSYWVGL from the exons ATGGATCCCGCTTATCGGCCAAGCTTAATGGAGAAAGGCACTGGTGGATCGGGTGTTCTGCCCTTTGCTGGGTCAGACTTGGTTTTGAGCCCATCCCAATGGAGTAGTCATGTTGTGG GAAAAATTAGCTCATGGATTGACTTGGACTCGGAGGATGAGATTCTTCGGATGGATTCTGAAACCACTCTGAAGCAAGAAGTAGCTTGGGCTTCTCATCTTTCCCTTCAG GCATGCCTTCTTCCTGCTCCTAAGGGAACATCATGTGCTAATTATGCTAGGTGTGTTAATCAGATATTACTGGGCGTAAACAATATGCAG TTGTGGCTTAGGATTCCCTTGTTGAAGACAGATGATGACTCTATGGATATAAACTCCAATAGTTTG GTTGATTCCTGGGAGCTGTGGAATTCATTTCGTATGCTTTGTGAACATCACAGTCAATTGTCAATTGCCCTTGATGTTTT GAGTTCACTACCTTCAGCAAACTCACTTGGACGTTGGTTTGGAGAGTCTGTAAGAGCAGCGATTATAGATACTGAT TCTTTTCTAACTAATGCTAGGGGTTATCCATGCTTGTCAAAGCGCCACCAGAAGCTAATTACGGAGTTTTTCAACCATTCTGTTCAG ATTGTCATATCTGGAAAACCAGTACATGGTCTTCCAAAGGGGAGTGCAGATTTGGCTGCCAATAATAATGATAGTAATTTCGATG GTGTACATAGACATCCCCTGAGGTCATATTTGGACTATGTTGGTTATCTTTATCAAAGAATGGATCCACTTCCTGAACAAGAAAGATTTGAG CTTGGTTACAGGGATTTTTTACAGTCGCCCTTGCAA CCTCTGATGGATAACCTTGAGGCTCAAACCTATGAGACATTTGAGAAAGATGCAGTGAAATACATTCAG TACCAAAGGGCAATTTGTAAGGCTTTGCAAGATAGAGTCCCTGATGGAAAGGCATTGATGATAACCACT GTATTGATGGTTGTGGGAGCAGGACGTGGACCTCTTGTTAGGGCGTCATTGCAA GCTGCTGAAGAAACCGGGCGCAAGCTTAAAATTTATGCTGTGGAGAAAAATCCTAATGCAGTTGTTACACTACAT AGTCTAGTCAAGCTAGAGGGCTGGGAAAACATTGTTACCATAGTTTCTAGCGATATGCGGTACTGGGATGCTCCTGAGAAAGCTGATATTTTG GTTAGTGAACTGCTAGGTTCTTTTGGTGACAATGAACTGTCTCCTGAATGCCTTGATGGAGCCCAGAGGTTTTTGAAAGATGATGGGATTTCAATACCGTCCTC ATACACAAGTTTCATTCAACCAATAACAGCTTCAAAGCTGTATAATGAT GTTAAGTCACATAAAGATGTTGTGCACTTCGAAACTGCTTACGTTGTCAAACTGCACAATGTAGCAAGGCTTGCTCCTTCTCAACCT GTCTTTACATTTACTCATCCAAATCGGTCGACTAACAAAAGCAATCAGCGCTACATGAAGCTTCAGTTTGACATACCCAGTGAGACTGGATCTTCCATGGTGCATG GATTTGCTGGCTATTTTGATGCAAAATTATACAAAGATATACATCTTGGTATTGAACCAACAACAGCAACACCAAACATGTTCAGCTG gttttcaatatttttcccACTGAGGACGCCAGTAGTTGTGCATCCTGGTTCTTCTCTAGAAGTACATTTTTGGCGTTGTTGTGGTCCTGCCAAG GTTTGGTATGAATGGTGCATTACATCTCCTTCACCGTCATCCATTCAAAACAGCAATGGACGTTCATACTGGGTAGGCCTCTAG
- the LOC132189829 gene encoding protein arginine N-methyltransferase 1.5 isoform X3, with the protein MDSETTLKQEVAWASHLSLQACLLPAPKGTSCANYARCVNQILLGVNNMQLWLRIPLLKTDDDSMDINSNSLVDSWELWNSFRMLCEHHSQLSIALDVLSSLPSANSLGRWFGESVRAAIIDTDSFLTNARGYPCLSKRHQKLITEFFNHSVQIVISGKPVHGLPKGSADLAANNNDSNFDDWVLQKVKDCVGISCEGFEEENKALFTAIEASHYKDKLASFSNPANKGVHRHPLRSYLDYVGYLYQRMDPLPEQERFELGYRDFLQSPLQPLMDNLEAQTYETFEKDAVKYIQYQRAICKALQDRVPDGKALMITTVLMVVGAGRGPLVRASLQAAEETGRKLKIYAVEKNPNAVVTLHSLVKLEGWENIVTIVSSDMRYWDAPEKADILVSELLGSFGDNELSPECLDGAQRFLKDDGISIPSSYTSFIQPITASKLYNDVKSHKDVVHFETAYVVKLHNVARLAPSQPVFTFTHPNRSTNKSNQRYMKLQFDIPSETGSSMVHGFAGYFDAKLYKDIHLGIEPTTATPNMFSWFSIFFPLRTPVVVHPGSSLEVHFWRCCGPAKVWYEWCITSPSPSSIQNSNGRSYWVGL; encoded by the exons ATGGATTCTGAAACCACTCTGAAGCAAGAAGTAGCTTGGGCTTCTCATCTTTCCCTTCAG GCATGCCTTCTTCCTGCTCCTAAGGGAACATCATGTGCTAATTATGCTAGGTGTGTTAATCAGATATTACTGGGCGTAAACAATATGCAG TTGTGGCTTAGGATTCCCTTGTTGAAGACAGATGATGACTCTATGGATATAAACTCCAATAGTTTG GTTGATTCCTGGGAGCTGTGGAATTCATTTCGTATGCTTTGTGAACATCACAGTCAATTGTCAATTGCCCTTGATGTTTT GAGTTCACTACCTTCAGCAAACTCACTTGGACGTTGGTTTGGAGAGTCTGTAAGAGCAGCGATTATAGATACTGAT TCTTTTCTAACTAATGCTAGGGGTTATCCATGCTTGTCAAAGCGCCACCAGAAGCTAATTACGGAGTTTTTCAACCATTCTGTTCAG ATTGTCATATCTGGAAAACCAGTACATGGTCTTCCAAAGGGGAGTGCAGATTTGGCTGCCAATAATAATGATAGTAATTTCGATG ATTGGGTCCTGCAGAAGGTGAAGGATTGTGTGGGAATATCGTGTGAGGGGTTTGAAGAGGAAAACAAGGCTTTGTTTACAGCCATTGAAGCAAGTCATTACAAGGATAAATTGGCCTCCTTTTCCAACCCAGCTAACAAAG GTGTACATAGACATCCCCTGAGGTCATATTTGGACTATGTTGGTTATCTTTATCAAAGAATGGATCCACTTCCTGAACAAGAAAGATTTGAG CTTGGTTACAGGGATTTTTTACAGTCGCCCTTGCAA CCTCTGATGGATAACCTTGAGGCTCAAACCTATGAGACATTTGAGAAAGATGCAGTGAAATACATTCAG TACCAAAGGGCAATTTGTAAGGCTTTGCAAGATAGAGTCCCTGATGGAAAGGCATTGATGATAACCACT GTATTGATGGTTGTGGGAGCAGGACGTGGACCTCTTGTTAGGGCGTCATTGCAA GCTGCTGAAGAAACCGGGCGCAAGCTTAAAATTTATGCTGTGGAGAAAAATCCTAATGCAGTTGTTACACTACAT AGTCTAGTCAAGCTAGAGGGCTGGGAAAACATTGTTACCATAGTTTCTAGCGATATGCGGTACTGGGATGCTCCTGAGAAAGCTGATATTTTG GTTAGTGAACTGCTAGGTTCTTTTGGTGACAATGAACTGTCTCCTGAATGCCTTGATGGAGCCCAGAGGTTTTTGAAAGATGATGGGATTTCAATACCGTCCTC ATACACAAGTTTCATTCAACCAATAACAGCTTCAAAGCTGTATAATGAT GTTAAGTCACATAAAGATGTTGTGCACTTCGAAACTGCTTACGTTGTCAAACTGCACAATGTAGCAAGGCTTGCTCCTTCTCAACCT GTCTTTACATTTACTCATCCAAATCGGTCGACTAACAAAAGCAATCAGCGCTACATGAAGCTTCAGTTTGACATACCCAGTGAGACTGGATCTTCCATGGTGCATG GATTTGCTGGCTATTTTGATGCAAAATTATACAAAGATATACATCTTGGTATTGAACCAACAACAGCAACACCAAACATGTTCAGCTG gttttcaatatttttcccACTGAGGACGCCAGTAGTTGTGCATCCTGGTTCTTCTCTAGAAGTACATTTTTGGCGTTGTTGTGGTCCTGCCAAG GTTTGGTATGAATGGTGCATTACATCTCCTTCACCGTCATCCATTCAAAACAGCAATGGACGTTCATACTGGGTAGGCCTCTAG
- the LOC132190758 gene encoding uncharacterized protein LOC132190758 — protein MTTKPIYKHLFPPFDKSFSLPRQELLQSEGNPGKETGVGWDPVKKTIDVPDDWWEKNLQEVPEAIKFRTISSAYAMKVEILFRDIIATREGSWAPFIGLVPNDIGGIDAASIMLDEDDNVVEDLDVLDDEPNLNIHGIDNIPAGLDTRDKINKKFGLAVQCKKRRKGVQIVSQHLSSICNVIESKNTMTSKSYDKPGCNTEKVMDVVRGIAERENDNNILKFATKVFLKRSHKEVFVTIKESWLQIDFIKRMGNREINCRSME, from the exons ATGACAACTAAACCCATATATAAGCATCTCTTCCCACCCTTCGATAAATCCTTCTCGTTGCCGCGGCAGGAACTGCTCCAGAGCGAGGGAAATCCAG GCAAGGAAACTGGTGTTGGATGGGATCCGGtgaaaaagacaattgatgTGCCCGATGATTGGtgggaaaaaaatttgcaa GAAGTTCCAGAAGCAATCAAGTTTCGCACGATAAGTTCGGCTTATGCTATGAAGGTGGAAatattgtttagagatataaTTGCCACCAGAGAGGGATCTTGGGCACCATTCATAGGGTTGGTTCCTAATGATATTGGTGGCATAGATGCTGCATCTATAATGCTTGATGAAGATGACAATGTTGTAGAAGAtttagatgttttggatgatgaaCCAAATCTCAATATACATGGCATTGATAATATTCCTGCTGGTTTAGATACGCgggataaaataaataaaaagtttggtCTTGCGGTTCAATGtaagaaaagaaggaaaggaGTTCAAATCGTTAGTCAACATTTGAGTAGTATTTGTAatgtaatagaaagtaagaatacAATGACATCTAAGAGCTACGATAAACCTGGATGTAATACTGAAAAGGTTATGGATGTTGTTCGGGGGATtgctgaaagagaaaatgacaataatatcCTTAAGTTTGCAACAAAGGTATTTCTTAAGAGATCACATAAAGAGGTGTTTGTAACTATTAAAGAGTCATGGTTGCAGATTGACTTTATCAAGCGAATgggaaatagagaaattaatTGTCGTAGCAtggaataa
- the LOC132189096 gene encoding uncharacterized protein LOC132189096, with the protein MYNGIGLQTPRGSGTNGYIQGNKFFIRHKTGRIAENTKGFETNQGTAGVTRKPNKDILEHDRKRQIELKLVVLQDTLMDQGYTDAEIAEKVDEARKTLEAAASDDGPGAIVAGDNKLSETQTHQIAARKEKQMETLRAAFGIASSEPNEQNIEGTDDARDGRKNGPSDDIKQYEKREHSFLDREFRSKKNMEEDQKAEKDDKKKGVVKESRRHKKESKKRRHETDSSDTDSGRDHGKALHKKHRRGNRGSDGESDSDIDVYKKRKPSKNYKKSRMHDSDDSDSATDSDGNVNARKISKKHKKSRANDSDDSDSATDSDIDVEKKRKASKKFKKNRKNDSDASDSATDDDIGNESSKKGAQYKKSSRRHDSAGDSRFDEGPSKQQIQNGNQPARTSRRHDSEDESDDTDSEVEKKRGQLEKQRNPHSGSRQKERGDADVEDHRKSNNGRHLKSTIIYDVDGEYDSDRGRKYKREITDKIRRSGRHDSEEDDDFGNDTNDKAEKHRIKRNNTDKMDSDVRYESNAKMTAGRQKPVEKEVFPIDDIDNSRYKSKRDTVDGYSYQSQDVIRKRNLNDGNEDAQPESKSRGHNYVKEEEHSGEQQKDSKIESESYSRTYISKDDQKREDYRRFRSGGRHDNETVERGGRILDKDDGPERLSRKDDQDYEELGGGRRHNRYGEEPRGRKHRRDEDYEYRKHERVNEEQQHGSRRQVRGEEEEHDNGRHERDRHMDYSKKVRYDDSRSSERRRYDDRYDDDRAKRHDDKRDDDRARRYDDKRDDGRARR; encoded by the exons ATGTACAACGGAATAGGGTTACAAACCCCGAGGGGGTCAGGGACTAATGGGTACATACAGGGCAACAAGTTCTTCATCAGGCACAAGACTGGGAGGATCGCTGAGAACACCAAGGGGTTCGAGACGAACCAGGGCACTGCCGGTGTCACTCGGAAGCCCAACAAAGACATCCTCGAGCACGATCGCAAGCGTCAGATCGAGCTCAAGCTAGTCGTGCTCCAGGACACGCTTATGGATCAGGGTTACACTGATGCCGAGATTGCTGAGAAGGTCGATGAGGCTCGGAAGACTCTGGAAGCCGCCGCTTCCGATGATGGACCTGGTGCCATTGTGGCTGGGGACAACAA GCTTTCGGAGACGCAGACCCACCAAATTGCTGCTAGAAAAGAGAAGCAGATGGAAACGTTAAGAGCTGCTTTTGGGATAGCTTCATCTGAACCCaatgaacaaaatattgaaGGGACTGATGATGCAAGAGATGGCCGGAAAAATGGTCCAAGTGATGATATCAAGCAGTATGAGAAGCGTGAGCATTCTTTTCTGGATAGGGAGTTCAGATCGAAGAAAAATATGGAGGAAGATCAGaaagctgaaaaagatgataaGAAAAAGGGCGTAGTTAAAGAATCAAGGCGCCACAAGAAGGAAAGTAAAAAGAGAAGGCATGAGACTGATTCTTCTGATACAGATAGCGGTAGGGACCATGGAAAGGCTCTTCATAAGAAACACCGCAGAGGTAATAGAGGGAGTGATGGCGAAAGTGATTCTGATATTGATGTTTATAAGAAGCGCAAGCCTTCTAAGAATTATAAGAAAAGCAGAATGCATGACAGTGATGATTCTGACTCTGCCACTGATTCTGATGGCAATGTGAATGCGCGCAAGATTTCAAAGAAGCACAAGAAAAGCAGAGCGAATGACAGTGATGATTCTGATTCTGCTACTGATTCTGATATTGATGTTGAAAAGAAGCGTAAGGCTTCAAAGAAGTTCAAGAAGAACAGGAAGAATGATAGTGATGCTTCTGATTCTGCTACTGATGATGATATTGGAAATGAGAGTTCCAAAAAGGGGGCCCAGTATAAAAAATCTAGCAGGAGGCATGACTCTGCTGGTGATTCTAGGTTTGATGAGGGCCCATCTAAGCAACAAATTCAGAATGGTAATCAGCCTGCGAGAACTAGCAGAAGACATGATTCAGAGGATGAATCTGATGATACTGATAGTgaagtggaaaagaaaagaggtcaACTGGAGAAACAGAGGAACCCGCATTCTGGAAGTCGTCAGAAAGAGAGAGGTGACGCAGACGTGGAAGATCACAGAAAAAGTAATAATGGTAGGCATCTGAAAAGCACCATAATTTATGATGTGGATGGTGAATATGACTCTGACAGAGGAAGAAAATATAAACGGGAAATAACAGATAAAATTCGTAGAAGTGGCAGGCATGACTCTGAAGAGGATGATGATTTTGGTAATGACACTAATGACAAAGCAGAGAAGCATAGAATTAAGAGGAATAATACTGATAAAATGGACTCTGATGTCCGCTATGAAAGCAATGCTAAGATGACCGCAGGGAGACAGAAACCAGTGGAGAAAGAGGTTTTTCCAATTGATGACATCGATAATAGTCGGTACAAGTCCAAGAGAGATACTGTGGATGGATACAGCTACCAAAGTCAAGATGTAATAAGGAAGAGAAATCTTAATGATGGAAATGAAGATGCGCAGCCAGAGTCGAAGTCAAGAGGCCACAATTATGTGAAGGAGGAAGAGCACAGTGGGGAGCAGCAGAAGGACTCTAAAATTGAGTCTGAATCATATTCTAGAACATACATAAGCAAGGATGACCAGAAGAGGGAGGATTACAGAAGGTTTAGATCTGGGGGACGGCATGATAATGAGACTGTTGAACGGGGTGGCAGAATTTTGGATAAAGATGATGGACCAGAGCGCCTTAGTAGAAAGGATGACCAGGATTATGAGGAGCTTGGGGGAGGGAGAAGACACAACAGATACGGAGAGGAGCCCAGAGGGAGAAAGCACAGAAGAGATGAAGATTATGAATATAGAAAGCATGAGAGGGTTAATGAAGAGCAACAGCATGGAAGCAGAAGGCAGGTAAGAGGGGAGGAAGAAGAGCATGACAACGGGCGTCATGAGAGGGATAGACATATGGACTACTCCAAGAAAGTGAGATATGATGATTCTCGATCAAGTGAGAGAAGAAGGTATGATGACAGATATGATGATGATAGAGCCAAAAGGCATGATGACAAACGTGATGATGATAGAGCCAGAAGGTATGATGACAAACGTGATGATGGCAGAGCTAGGCGTTGA